The sequence TCAGATcttctctgataccaattgtaacAACCTACTACTTCACCCAAAAATGCTAgttaaaaagtattatttgggttcttttctTCTGTATAAATACTTAAAATTTACCTAGCGAATGATCGATGTAGAACTAAACGCATGCCCGCATGGGTCCCTAGAGACCTAGATCAAGTCCAACTGCCTTGCTCGGGAAACCACAGCTAAAGCCAAAAGTATGGTAAGAGTGtttagaaccaaaaaaaaatttctcacaTAATTACGTGATGTCCCATATGCGGTTCGCTTTTGCATGCAGTCATCAGGCCAGGCATGGCACCATAGAAAGAGAGCAAGTTAGAGGCTTAGGTGCAATGGGCGTAGCAGCATCATGCTGCCGCTAATGATATATGTCGGCAATCCATGTGCATGTCATGGTCAAGATACGTGACACGTGAAGCTTGCCTGCACCGGAAGTCTACAACCAAATGCACGCTTTCCAGCGGCAGCTAAGAAAAGAGAGACGTCGTACATTTCTAAAGGTCAGATGTGGATGGATGGCTTGAAAGCAAATTAAGGATGGCATGCATGCATAGTGTAGAGCGACATGCATGAAATATTACCCAAGTAATTCGTAGCGAAAGTCATCTCCAATTTGTCTCCAGTGAGCTCCAACTTCTTTGAGAACTTCCCAGCGTTGTTGCTGCGAATTTAAATATATAAGATTTGAAAGAGGAAATCAAGAATGCCGAGAATTGAAATAAAGCGTCAGTTTGGAGCTCACATGAGAATGTTGAGTGGTAGTccgagagagagaaattccGAGCAAAATCTCTGAATGGAAGCAAATGAGCTCAGATCCATCTCCATTACGATGATCTCAGCCTCTGGGCTCTCTCGCCGAATCCCCTCTCTAACTTCAGCAGCTCTCTTTAGGTTCCTTGCAGGCATCACCAGCCTCACCCCTCTTTTGGCCAACACTCTTGCTGTCTCTGCTCCGATACCTGACGTTCCACCTATATATCATCATCATAAAACCAGTGATGAAAAAATAAGTACTAGTTAGTTGAATTATAAactcaaatcttttttttttcttttttcttcttctctagtAGCAAGATCTAGAACAATTGAGCTTAAAAACATGGAGAAAAAATCTGCAATTTGTGGTTAGTTATTATTAATTACGAGAATTCATGAAAACAATATACAGCAGAACATGAACCTTGATATTATTTTGTTGAATAAAATACAAATACGAATGTCGATTCGAGATATTTTACCAAAGAATTATAATTTAAAGTATTTCTTACACGTcctctcaagaaaaaaaaatgatcataCGTGAATATACACATAAGAACGATGAAGCTCGAGGTAAAGAATTGAACTCCATGCATGAattagatagatagagagaaagagagagagtgacCAGTGATTATTGCAGTTAGATTAGGAGGAATTGAACATGAAACATCTCGAGTCACTTGCTCTCCAGTAGAGCAGGACCCGAAGCCACTTGGTCCTGCCACACCTATCAGATACCTCAGCGTCTCTTTCATGGAGTGCAACTCAGACAGCAAATACCAAGATGAAGTAGAAAGACCTACTCCAATAAGTTCAGGTGAAAAACTTGACCTCTTTCTCCTCTTATATAGCAAAAAGACATGGGAAGACAGTAGTCAGCCACCACACAACCTAGATGATCGGATGGAACACTGTACAGCGTAGAAAGGTGGTCCGTGATTGGATGAGGAGCTGAGCCCATGGGAATGTAGATTTCTGAAGCCATCTTATTCCTGAGGCATGGGCTAGGGGAGGCATCATGATGggttgtgttgggttggttggAAAAGGAAGGGAAGCATTGATACGGACGGGTCATTGGGGAAGCCGCAAAATTCCAACACAAAGGGTCCCGCTGCTCTCCAATGGGAGGGCAAAGGCTCTCATCACTACCTAACTCTGATAGCCAAGACAGCACCCATGTCGTTTCTAATGGGAGTAGCGAGTCAAGAAAGATAGCCAAAAAGCAACCATGCGTTATTGCATTGTGGATCGTCCACCCCAAAAAGCCAATCTTTCACTGTGTAATGGAGCCTGCAAAGTTTGATTCTTAAACTCACAAGGAATATCAAAATATTGTCTTCAGCATCAGCATATATTCTAACATCTTGGTTGATATGCCAAAAGATgcaggctttgatcttcttctttttttttgagtagaTTGGTAGTAAGAAATACCTTAATTATCTTCCTAATGCCTGTTGATGTGTAGGCTAATTAatgaataatatattaattatgttAAACATATCCATCAAGCAAACACATATTCGACTAAATGGGGAAAGAAACAGAGAATGATTTGAAGAGATCTCTGGGATCAAATATTTATAGAAATATTAAGGAGCCAAAGCCTTAGGGCTTTCCATGCTACCATGCCTAGCCTATATATGcctgaaaaagagagagagagagagagagagagagagaacaaaatGAACTCTAACCTTACTAAAAACTCTTATTATTATCAGCTTTTCTCCCGaccgaatttttttttgaattactcTCCAAAACAAATCGAATCGATCCAGATATTCAATTATTCTTAAATATATGAATTTCATGATTTACTCATGAAAATGATTAACTTAAGAGTTTTTTTCTCTAATAAATTCATGATAACATATATCTTTGCAAAAGGTGATATTTTGCTCTTGTTTGTTCATTTATCTCTCCTATATTTAGCTTTa is a genomic window of Phoenix dactylifera cultivar Barhee BC4 chromosome 4, palm_55x_up_171113_PBpolish2nd_filt_p, whole genome shotgun sequence containing:
- the LOC103708202 gene encoding short-chain dehydrogenase TIC 32 B, chloroplastic, translated to MKETLRYLIGVAGPSGFGSCSTGEQVTRDVSCSIPPNLTAIITGGTSGIGAETARVLAKRGVRLVMPARNLKRAAEVREGIRRESPEAEIIVMEMDLSSFASIQRFCSEFLSLGLPLNILINNAGKFSKKLELTGDKLEMTFATNYLGHYLLTKNLLEKMVETAARTGIEGRIINVSSVVHRWVKREGFRFSDMLNPKYYNGTHAYARSKLANIMHAKEIARQLKARRAKVTINAVHPGIVKTGIVKDYKGLITGMN